A genomic region of Stenotrophomonas sp. NA06056 contains the following coding sequences:
- a CDS encoding translocation/assembly module TamB domain-containing protein produces the protein MSTPAPTPSPNTPPRRVRFYRRRRFWAWSGAGVVGLVLVALLAVYWLLQTVAGRDVLLAQVVARLPVGASFTWDKVDGPVAGPLTLYNVDFRYDDIHFHAERAHLEPDLRPLLGRKLLLDKLELTNATLNLAKSDEPFKLPSWPDSLPQIEMPLAIQADVIAIDGFRISQANEPVIDISRVRGGIEIANGEFQARKLVVDSDMGNFTAQGRYIPAKDYDTDVTVTAVLPAPRGRTAATVGLVARGDLAHMEVALAGRAPKPLHAMLVFDGRTDPTWNATVRSDELDLALLSPALASSAIAPLALDFTAAGKGGNANLHGRVKQGEQELELAPSVVSLQDQVLKVSPLVVKGLGGEARLEGTADFSEEDQQKLNFSVIAQNLTWVPAPDPNTAGSSPVPVTLKEARFGLAGTLKAWAAIGRADVEREKQKAQLRFDVRGNDQAAEIRELQAQTPGGQLQVEGKVAWAPQLDWDAKATLKDFDPGYFAPGWDGRLSGNLASKGRQLPPPANAPPGTAGTLEATVDLPSLKGTLRQRNVDAQGKFALQGEQGQGELKLAVGSSRVTASGKVGDRLDIDARFEPLQLSDLLPGADGGLRGQVQVKGPRDAPDITADLVGNNLNWDGYGAESLSIKGRLPWRGDSGTLAIQGQQVNAGMLLERLNIDAQGSVSNLRLAAQTRNELGAIELQGSVRQQGTQWRGELASLRIAPVKGDAWSLRAPAAFAINGSTYTLSEACLAAASSGALCAQANWPREGLVVRSDALPLALVQPWLPPQSGRRIYLRGDVSLDAQIRPRGNAWEGHVEVRSKEGGVRLGENRNSSVGTDANRGELVRYDQFSLKLDMTPASIKGYLGMGFQGNGFVDAKMQTGWEPSAPLNGELYLNMSRLYWLELFSPDVVRPTGLIEGHVSLRGTRGQPSLGGDAQLSNFKGEFPALGLTFDQGKGSFVAQPDGSAKITAQANSGKGTLYVDGGLSWFGDAQPLQLKIHGENVLLSNTSELRIVANPNLDFTLAKAAMELRGTVHVPEADIDLERLDRGTSVSEDVVVLDPADPEESRTSPLDMELTVSLGDKVKMTGFGLKGALTGKMQVWAKPGREMTANGGLEVSGRYKAYGQDLTITRGNLNWNYNAVSDPRINIRAERRIGDVTAGIDVTGRAQQPRADVWSDPAMSQSEALGYLVLGRSLTGASSDQTQQVNAASAALSAGSGLLASQLGAKLGLDDAGVSQSRALGGSVIGVGKYISPKLYVGYGVSLVGAGSVITLKYLLRRGFDVEVESSTVENRGSLNWRREK, from the coding sequence GTGAGCACGCCCGCACCGACCCCGTCGCCGAACACGCCGCCGCGGCGCGTGCGCTTCTACCGCCGTCGCCGTTTCTGGGCATGGTCCGGCGCGGGTGTGGTCGGTCTGGTGCTGGTCGCCCTGCTGGCCGTGTACTGGCTGCTGCAGACAGTGGCCGGCCGCGATGTGCTGCTGGCGCAGGTGGTGGCACGCCTGCCAGTGGGTGCCAGTTTCACCTGGGACAAGGTCGATGGCCCGGTGGCCGGACCGCTGACCCTTTACAACGTCGACTTCCGCTACGACGACATCCATTTCCACGCCGAGCGCGCGCACCTGGAGCCGGACCTGCGCCCGCTGCTGGGCCGCAAGCTGCTGCTGGACAAGCTGGAACTGACCAACGCCACGCTCAATCTGGCCAAGAGCGATGAGCCGTTCAAGCTGCCGTCGTGGCCCGATTCGCTGCCGCAGATCGAGATGCCGCTGGCGATCCAGGCCGATGTGATCGCCATCGATGGCTTCCGCATCAGCCAGGCCAACGAGCCGGTGATCGACATCAGCCGCGTGCGCGGTGGCATCGAGATCGCCAATGGCGAGTTCCAGGCACGCAAGCTGGTGGTGGACAGCGACATGGGCAATTTCACTGCCCAGGGCCGCTACATCCCGGCCAAGGATTACGACACCGACGTCACCGTCACCGCGGTGCTGCCGGCACCGCGCGGACGGACCGCGGCCACGGTCGGCCTGGTCGCGCGCGGTGATCTGGCGCATATGGAGGTGGCGCTGGCCGGCCGCGCGCCGAAGCCGCTGCACGCAATGCTGGTGTTCGATGGCCGCACCGATCCGACCTGGAACGCGACCGTGCGCAGCGACGAGCTGGACCTTGCGTTGTTGTCGCCGGCACTGGCCAGCTCGGCCATCGCGCCGCTGGCACTGGATTTCACTGCCGCCGGCAAGGGCGGTAATGCCAACCTGCATGGCCGGGTGAAGCAGGGCGAGCAGGAGCTGGAGCTGGCGCCGTCGGTGGTGTCGCTGCAGGATCAGGTGCTGAAGGTCTCGCCGCTGGTGGTCAAGGGCCTCGGCGGCGAAGCGCGCCTGGAAGGTACCGCCGATTTCAGCGAAGAAGACCAGCAGAAGCTGAACTTCTCGGTGATCGCGCAGAACCTGACCTGGGTGCCGGCGCCGGACCCGAACACCGCCGGCAGTTCGCCGGTGCCGGTGACGCTGAAGGAAGCGCGCTTCGGCCTTGCCGGTACCTTGAAGGCGTGGGCGGCGATCGGTCGCGCCGATGTCGAACGCGAAAAGCAGAAGGCGCAGCTGCGCTTCGATGTGCGTGGCAACGATCAGGCCGCTGAGATCCGCGAACTGCAGGCGCAGACTCCGGGTGGCCAGCTGCAGGTGGAAGGCAAGGTGGCCTGGGCGCCGCAGCTGGATTGGGATGCCAAGGCCACGCTGAAGGATTTCGATCCGGGCTACTTCGCGCCGGGCTGGGATGGCCGCCTGTCCGGCAATCTCGCGTCCAAGGGACGTCAGTTGCCGCCGCCGGCCAACGCGCCGCCGGGCACTGCGGGCACGCTGGAGGCCACGGTGGACCTGCCCTCGCTGAAGGGCACCCTGCGCCAGCGCAACGTGGATGCACAAGGCAAGTTCGCCCTGCAGGGCGAGCAGGGCCAGGGTGAATTGAAACTGGCCGTCGGCAGCAGCCGGGTGACCGCCTCGGGCAAGGTCGGCGACCGCCTGGACATCGATGCGCGCTTCGAACCACTGCAGCTGAGCGACCTGCTGCCTGGCGCCGATGGTGGCCTGCGCGGCCAGGTGCAGGTGAAGGGCCCGCGCGATGCGCCGGACATCACCGCCGACCTGGTCGGCAACAATCTCAACTGGGACGGTTACGGCGCTGAAAGCCTGAGCATCAAGGGCCGCCTGCCGTGGCGTGGCGACAGTGGCACGTTGGCGATACAGGGCCAGCAGGTCAACGCCGGCATGCTGCTGGAGCGCTTGAACATCGATGCGCAGGGCAGTGTCTCCAACCTGCGCCTGGCCGCGCAGACCCGCAACGAACTGGGCGCGATCGAGCTGCAGGGCAGCGTGCGCCAGCAGGGCACGCAATGGCGTGGCGAGCTGGCATCGCTGCGCATCGCACCGGTGAAGGGCGATGCCTGGTCGCTGCGTGCACCCGCGGCGTTCGCCATCAACGGCAGCACCTACACGTTGTCCGAAGCCTGCCTGGCCGCTGCCAGCAGCGGCGCACTGTGCGCACAGGCCAACTGGCCGCGTGAGGGCCTGGTGGTGCGTAGTGATGCGCTGCCGCTTGCGCTGGTGCAGCCGTGGTTGCCGCCGCAGTCAGGACGCCGCATCTATCTGCGTGGCGATGTCAGCCTGGACGCGCAGATCCGTCCGCGCGGCAACGCCTGGGAAGGCCACGTGGAAGTGCGCTCGAAGGAAGGCGGCGTACGCCTGGGCGAGAACCGCAACAGCAGCGTGGGTACCGATGCCAACCGTGGCGAGCTGGTGCGCTACGACCAGTTCTCGCTGAAGCTGGACATGACCCCGGCCAGCATCAAGGGCTACCTGGGCATGGGCTTCCAGGGCAACGGCTTCGTCGATGCGAAGATGCAGACCGGTTGGGAGCCCAGTGCGCCGCTCAACGGCGAGCTCTACCTCAACATGTCGCGCCTGTACTGGCTGGAGCTGTTCTCGCCGGACGTGGTGCGCCCGACCGGCCTGATCGAAGGCCACGTGAGCCTGCGTGGCACGCGCGGACAGCCGTCGCTGGGGGGTGACGCGCAGCTGAGCAACTTCAAGGGCGAGTTCCCGGCACTGGGCCTGACCTTCGACCAGGGCAAGGGCAGCTTCGTCGCACAGCCCGATGGTTCGGCCAAGATCACCGCGCAGGCCAATTCGGGCAAGGGCACGCTGTATGTCGACGGCGGCCTGTCCTGGTTCGGCGATGCACAGCCGTTGCAGTTGAAGATCCACGGCGAGAACGTGCTGCTGTCCAATACCAGCGAACTGCGCATCGTCGCCAATCCCAACCTGGACTTCACCCTGGCCAAGGCCGCGATGGAGCTGCGCGGAACGGTGCACGTGCCCGAGGCCGACATCGATCTGGAGCGCCTGGACCGTGGCACCTCGGTGTCTGAAGACGTAGTGGTGCTGGACCCGGCCGACCCGGAAGAGTCGCGCACCTCGCCGCTGGACATGGAGCTGACCGTCAGTCTGGGCGACAAGGTCAAGATGACCGGCTTCGGCCTGAAGGGCGCGCTGACCGGCAAGATGCAGGTCTGGGCCAAGCCCGGCCGCGAGATGACCGCCAACGGCGGACTGGAAGTCAGTGGCCGCTACAAGGCTTATGGCCAGGACCTGACCATCACCCGCGGCAACCTCAACTGGAACTACAACGCGGTGTCCGACCCGCGCATCAACATCCGCGCCGAGCGCCGGATCGGTGATGTCACCGCCGGTATCGACGTGACCGGACGCGCGCAGCAGCCACGTGCCGATGTCTGGTCCGATCCGGCGATGTCGCAGTCCGAAGCACTGGGTTACCTGGTGCTGGGCCGCAGCCTGACCGGTGCCAGCAGCGACCAGACCCAGCAGGTGAATGCCGCATCGGCCGCGCTGTCGGCCGGCAGCGGCCTGCTGGCGTCGCAGTTGGGTGCCAAGCTCGGCCTGGACGATGCCGGCGTCAGCCAGTCGCGCGCGCTGGGCGGTTCGGTCATCGGCGTCGGCAAGTACATCTCGCCCAAGCTGTACGTGGGCTACGGCGTGTCGCTGGTCGGTGCCGGTTCGGTGATCACACTGAAGTACCTGCTGCGCCGCGGCTTCGACGTTGAAGTGGAATCGAGCACGGTGGAAAACCGCGGTTCGCTGAACTGGCGGCGGGAGAAGTAG
- a CDS encoding autotransporter assembly complex family protein produces MLCRMQPTKYALPLMVLSLCATSVVHARGTIDKVDIKGLDKGDDAAIIENIQESLSLYDTIGKEQGESRLEYLLSQAERQTRQALEPFGYYNPVIKVEAPRQDEHVTVQIHVDKGQPVLVRREHIDITGPAMYDQYLQDDLAAFKPRKGQRFEHTQYEASKITVTRRLAERGYFDADYTQRQVQITRADNAADIDLTWDSGRRYNMGPVTFEQNYFDDKLFDPLVYWDQGSYFHEGKLDRLRESLTKLDYFSVIDIQPRPDQADENGEVPVDVKLTRAKRSIYSYGLSYGSESGAGVRGGLERRYLNSRGHKMNTQLDYAQKRKSLITSYRIPAFNWLDGWYTFAASAYDEQTDYIDLRNFKLIASRSGEINENWTAIASINALRERWRYASGTEFTDAVYNTSTLVYPQIVADYVKVDDELFPRSGISGTATVRAGVEGVGSDTSFVQANAVLRWYIPVGPTNRLILRGEGGTTWTSDLVAMPPSLRYFAGGDRSIRGYAYREVGPRTPKPDKYALGAKHLVVGSAEYEHYFNGGPWGAAVFVDTGSAFDTNIDLHTGVGFGVRWKSPVGPVRVDIAHGLNNPDSQFQLYLNIGADL; encoded by the coding sequence ATGCTGTGCCGCATGCAGCCAACGAAATACGCCCTGCCGCTGATGGTCCTCTCGCTTTGCGCCACGTCCGTGGTCCATGCGCGCGGCACCATCGACAAGGTGGACATCAAGGGATTGGACAAGGGCGACGACGCCGCAATCATCGAGAACATCCAGGAATCGCTGTCGTTGTACGACACGATCGGCAAGGAACAGGGCGAATCCCGCCTTGAATACCTGCTGTCGCAGGCTGAGCGGCAGACCCGCCAGGCGCTGGAACCGTTCGGGTACTACAACCCGGTGATCAAGGTCGAGGCACCGCGCCAGGACGAGCACGTCACCGTGCAGATCCACGTGGACAAGGGCCAGCCGGTGCTGGTGCGCCGCGAGCATATCGACATCACCGGCCCGGCGATGTACGACCAGTACCTGCAGGACGACCTGGCCGCATTCAAGCCGCGCAAGGGCCAGCGCTTCGAACATACCCAGTACGAAGCCAGCAAGATCACCGTGACCCGGCGCCTGGCCGAGCGTGGCTACTTCGACGCCGACTACACCCAGCGCCAGGTGCAGATCACCCGCGCGGACAACGCCGCCGACATCGACCTGACCTGGGACAGCGGCCGCCGCTACAACATGGGGCCGGTGACCTTCGAGCAGAACTACTTCGACGACAAGCTGTTCGACCCGCTGGTGTACTGGGACCAGGGCAGCTACTTCCACGAAGGCAAGCTGGATCGCCTGCGCGAGTCGCTGACCAAGCTCGATTACTTCAGCGTGATCGACATTCAGCCGCGCCCGGACCAGGCCGATGAAAATGGCGAGGTGCCGGTCGATGTGAAGCTGACGCGGGCCAAGCGCAGCATCTATTCCTACGGTCTGAGCTACGGCAGCGAAAGTGGCGCCGGTGTGCGCGGTGGCCTTGAACGGCGCTATCTGAACAGCCGTGGCCACAAGATGAACACCCAGCTGGACTATGCGCAGAAGCGCAAGAGCCTGATCACCAGCTACCGCATCCCGGCGTTCAACTGGCTTGATGGCTGGTACACCTTCGCGGCCAGTGCCTACGACGAGCAGACCGACTACATCGATCTGCGCAACTTCAAGCTGATCGCCAGCCGCAGCGGCGAGATCAACGAGAACTGGACCGCCATCGCCTCGATCAACGCGCTGCGCGAGCGCTGGCGCTATGCCTCGGGCACCGAATTCACCGATGCGGTCTACAACACGTCCACGCTGGTCTACCCGCAGATCGTGGCCGATTACGTGAAGGTGGACGACGAGCTGTTCCCGCGCAGCGGCATCAGCGGCACGGCGACGGTACGTGCCGGCGTCGAAGGCGTCGGTTCGGACACCAGCTTCGTGCAGGCCAATGCGGTGCTGCGCTGGTACATCCCGGTGGGACCAACCAACCGCCTGATCCTGCGCGGCGAAGGCGGCACCACCTGGACCAGTGACCTGGTGGCGATGCCGCCCAGCCTGCGCTACTTCGCCGGTGGCGATCGCAGCATCCGTGGCTATGCCTACCGTGAGGTCGGCCCGCGCACGCCGAAACCCGACAAGTACGCGCTGGGTGCCAAGCACCTGGTGGTCGGTTCGGCCGAATACGAGCATTACTTCAATGGCGGTCCGTGGGGAGCGGCGGTGTTTGTCGATACCGGCAGCGCCTTCGATACCAACATCGACCTGCATACTGGTGTCGGCTTCGGCGTGCGCTGGAAATCGCCGGTGGGCCCGGTGCGGGTGGATATCGCGCACGGCCTGAACAACCCGGATTCGCAGTTCCAGCTGTACCTCAACATCGGAGCGGACCTGTGA
- a CDS encoding heat-shock protein has translation MSWGLDVLELDTDADERAIKRAYAKRLRVTRPDDDPVAFQQLHEAYQAALEWVRAESMAGDDLDDGWLDAEPDNALEVAVTGQPPMPLVHEYSPPRVPPGAPVLLRAQPPLELEGAVDVPANAQRILCEARLQPADAFGPWLDATPILWSLRYKPLVGHALLNELVRGKDAICAANMELLVRCFGWDDVHDGVDPDNLAAIRARVDRRWTVQSGDPAQINAALHREGSLQMAPVTAERCLRYLSKPWRAGWALWRAVLPDHVTDINRMMDALEQSGVEQLPAYWDPRQVAFWRSLVDVSQVNRWRCLLGMLRGTLMGALTAMLPLLIAVGPILEGTARDTREYVQAAVGTCAAFALIGVLWPSLRWGMRQLTLDHSHTRAGLLLALPAPLMAIASLVLIHGLGQRVEGTLMVFPALALATARWWRRVGYRIDFRIRYAVFLMLALFIAEAGAVLVLGYWLWEFAQDRRSRAETARR, from the coding sequence ATGAGCTGGGGCCTGGATGTTCTTGAGCTGGACACAGATGCCGACGAGCGCGCGATCAAACGCGCCTACGCCAAGCGCCTGCGGGTAACCCGTCCCGACGATGACCCGGTGGCCTTCCAGCAGCTTCACGAGGCCTACCAGGCCGCGTTGGAATGGGTGCGTGCCGAATCGATGGCGGGCGATGACCTGGACGACGGATGGTTGGACGCCGAGCCCGATAACGCGCTTGAGGTGGCCGTCACCGGGCAGCCGCCGATGCCGTTGGTGCACGAATACTCCCCGCCGCGTGTACCGCCGGGAGCGCCGGTGCTGCTGCGCGCACAGCCGCCGCTGGAGCTTGAAGGTGCGGTGGACGTACCGGCCAACGCGCAGCGCATTCTCTGTGAGGCCCGCCTGCAGCCGGCCGATGCATTCGGTCCCTGGCTCGACGCCACGCCCATCCTGTGGTCACTGCGCTACAAGCCTCTGGTTGGCCATGCGCTGCTGAATGAACTGGTGCGCGGCAAGGACGCCATCTGTGCCGCCAACATGGAACTCCTGGTGCGTTGCTTCGGCTGGGATGACGTGCACGATGGCGTGGACCCGGACAACCTGGCCGCCATCCGCGCACGCGTTGATCGTCGCTGGACGGTGCAGTCAGGTGATCCCGCACAGATCAACGCAGCCCTGCATCGGGAAGGCAGCCTGCAGATGGCACCGGTCACCGCGGAACGCTGCCTGCGCTACCTGTCCAAGCCATGGCGCGCAGGGTGGGCGCTGTGGCGCGCCGTGCTGCCCGATCATGTCACCGACATCAACAGGATGATGGACGCGCTTGAGCAGAGCGGCGTCGAACAGCTGCCTGCCTATTGGGATCCACGCCAGGTCGCCTTCTGGCGCAGCCTCGTGGACGTGAGCCAGGTCAACCGCTGGCGCTGCCTGCTGGGGATGCTGCGCGGGACCCTGATGGGTGCGCTTACCGCCATGCTGCCGTTGCTGATCGCGGTGGGGCCCATCCTCGAAGGCACTGCCCGTGACACGCGAGAGTATGTCCAGGCCGCCGTCGGTACATGCGCCGCATTCGCTCTGATCGGCGTGCTGTGGCCGTCGCTTCGCTGGGGGATGCGCCAGCTCACCCTGGATCACAGCCATACACGCGCCGGTCTGCTGCTGGCACTGCCTGCGCCGCTGATGGCCATCGCCAGCCTGGTGCTGATCCACGGGCTGGGTCAACGCGTCGAGGGTACCTTGATGGTCTTCCCGGCGCTGGCGCTCGCTACCGCGCGCTGGTGGCGACGGGTTGGCTACCGGATCGACTTCCGGATCCGCTATGCCGTGTTCCTGATGCTGGCCCTGTTCATCGCCGAAGCGGGCGCTGTGCTGGTACTGGGATACTGGCTGTGGGAGTTCGCACAGGACCGCCGCAGCCGCGCGGAAACCGCGCGACGCTAG
- a CDS encoding molecular chaperone HscC: MIVGIDLGTTHSLIGIHAAEGPQLFPNAHGELLTPSVVSLDNDTVLVGQPARDRLVSHPQQTVAHFKRWMGSDRETRLGNRTFRAEELSALVLRSLLADAEAALGCKVEEAVISVPAYFSDAQRKATRVAGELAGIRVERLINEPTAAALAYGLQQQSEESRVLVLDLGGGTFDVSVLEIFDGVIEVHASAGDNYLGGEDFLQVLVQAFHAEAGVAAGDLSNAEQAQLLRRLELFKRELSNQGQARLQLPLAGAERTWQLDETRYAALCEPLLQRMRAPIERAIRDARLKPEALDDIVLVGGAVRMPMVSKLATRVFGRLPLRHIHPDQAIALGAAVAAGLKARDASLREVVLTDVCPYTLGTQVSRRDPSGGERSGYFHPIIQRNSVVPVSREDRFYPLHEQQQAIRIDVFQGESPTVDRNIKLGELNVPLTHRGPLHERSVTVRFTYDVNGLLQVEVTEDATSRRHELVLEQNPGLLTAEEIQQRLQALQALKVHPRDAQQNLAVIARAERLYEELIQQREPLQAWLAHFRHALESQDATLINRQRRELADALDALEAGA; encoded by the coding sequence ATGATCGTCGGTATCGATCTGGGCACCACCCATTCCCTCATTGGCATCCACGCTGCGGAGGGGCCGCAGTTGTTCCCCAACGCCCATGGCGAGTTGCTTACCCCCTCCGTGGTCAGCCTCGACAACGACACCGTGCTGGTGGGGCAGCCAGCCCGTGACCGCCTGGTCAGTCATCCGCAGCAGACCGTGGCCCATTTCAAACGCTGGATGGGCAGCGATCGCGAGACCCGCCTGGGCAACCGCACGTTCCGTGCCGAGGAGTTGTCGGCACTGGTCCTGCGCTCGCTGCTGGCCGACGCCGAGGCAGCGCTGGGCTGCAAGGTCGAAGAAGCGGTCATCAGCGTGCCGGCGTATTTTTCCGATGCGCAGCGCAAGGCGACGCGGGTTGCCGGCGAACTGGCTGGCATCCGAGTCGAGCGCCTGATCAACGAACCCACTGCCGCCGCGCTTGCCTATGGCCTGCAGCAGCAGAGCGAGGAAAGCCGCGTGCTGGTGCTGGACCTGGGCGGCGGCACCTTCGATGTGTCGGTCCTGGAGATCTTCGACGGCGTGATCGAGGTGCATGCCAGCGCAGGTGACAACTACCTGGGTGGTGAAGATTTCCTGCAGGTTCTGGTGCAGGCATTCCACGCTGAAGCGGGCGTCGCCGCTGGCGACCTGTCCAACGCCGAACAGGCACAGCTCCTTCGAAGGCTGGAGTTGTTCAAGCGCGAGCTCAGCAATCAGGGGCAGGCCCGCTTGCAGCTGCCCCTGGCCGGTGCCGAGCGTACCTGGCAGCTGGATGAAACACGCTATGCCGCATTGTGCGAACCCCTGCTGCAACGCATGCGGGCACCGATCGAGCGCGCCATCCGCGATGCCCGCCTCAAACCCGAAGCACTGGACGACATCGTGCTGGTCGGGGGCGCCGTGCGCATGCCGATGGTCAGCAAGCTGGCCACCCGCGTCTTCGGCAGGCTGCCGCTGCGCCATATCCATCCAGACCAGGCCATTGCGCTGGGCGCGGCGGTCGCTGCCGGCCTGAAGGCGCGCGACGCATCGTTGCGCGAAGTCGTACTGACCGACGTCTGCCCCTACACACTGGGGACTCAGGTATCCCGCCGTGATCCCTCCGGCGGCGAACGCAGCGGCTATTTCCATCCGATCATCCAGCGCAACAGCGTGGTGCCGGTCAGCCGCGAGGACCGCTTCTACCCGCTGCATGAGCAGCAGCAGGCCATCCGCATCGACGTCTTCCAGGGCGAGAGCCCGACGGTGGACCGCAACATCAAGCTGGGCGAGCTGAACGTACCCCTGACCCACCGTGGCCCGCTGCACGAGCGCAGCGTGACCGTCCGCTTCACCTACGATGTCAACGGCCTGTTGCAGGTGGAAGTGACCGAAGACGCCACGAGCCGCCGACATGAACTGGTGCTGGAGCAGAACCCCGGCCTGTTGACCGCGGAAGAAATCCAGCAGCGCCTGCAGGCATTGCAGGCCCTCAAGGTCCACCCGCGCGACGCGCAGCAGAATCTCGCCGTCATCGCCCGCGCTGAACGCCTGTATGAGGAACTCATTCAGCAGCGCGAGCCCCTGCAGGCGTGGCTGGCGCACTTCCGGCACGCACTGGAAAGCCAGGATGCAACGCTGATCAATCGCCAGCGCCGCGAGCTTGCCGACGCGCTTGATGCACTGGAAGCCGGCGCATGA
- the glyS gene encoding glycine--tRNA ligase subunit beta yields MSQLSPLLIELGTEELPVKALPGLAQAFFDGVVDGLRKRGVELELGDARPLSTPRRLAVLLPGVGLEQPEQHSEVLGPYLNIALDAEGQPTKALQGFAAKAGIDWTALEKTTDNKGERFVHRAVTPGARTAALLPEILREAIAGMPIPKPMRWGDHSWGFARPVHWLVLLHGGDVVEAELFGLKADRMSRGHRFLHDKTVWLTQPQDYVESLRAAFVLVDPAERRQRIVAEVEAAAATAGGSARITEDNLEQVVNLVEWPSAVLCSFERAFLAVPQEALIETMEINQKFFPVLDDGGKLTEKFIGIANIESKDVAEVAKGYERVIRPRFADAKFFFDEDLKQGLQAMGEGLKTVTYQAKLGSVADKVARVAALAEVIAAQVGADPVLAKRAAQLAKNDLQSRMVNEFPELQGIAGRHYAVAGGESPEVALAIDEAYQPRFGGDDIALSPLGKVLAIAERVDTLAGGFAAGLKPTGNKDPFALRRNALGLARTIIESGFELDLRALLASANAGLVARNVQADVAELYDFILDRLKGYYSDKGVPASHFNAVAELKPVSLYDFDRRLDAIGIFAALPEAEALAAANKRIRNILRKAEGDIPGQIDAALLQEDAERALAEAVTAAIDDTGASLHQKDYVAVLARLARLRPQVDAFFDGVMVNAEDPALRGNRLALLTMLGERLGKVAAIEHLSS; encoded by the coding sequence ATGAGCCAACTGTCTCCCCTGCTGATTGAACTGGGCACCGAAGAGTTGCCGGTCAAGGCACTGCCCGGCCTGGCCCAGGCCTTCTTCGATGGTGTTGTCGACGGCCTGCGCAAGCGCGGCGTCGAACTGGAGCTGGGCGATGCACGCCCGCTGTCGACCCCGCGCCGTCTGGCCGTGCTGCTGCCGGGCGTTGGCCTGGAGCAGCCCGAACAGCACAGTGAAGTGCTGGGCCCGTATCTGAACATCGCGCTGGACGCCGAAGGCCAGCCGACCAAGGCACTGCAGGGTTTCGCGGCCAAGGCCGGGATCGACTGGACCGCGCTGGAGAAGACCACCGACAACAAGGGTGAGCGCTTCGTGCACCGTGCGGTGACCCCGGGCGCGCGTACCGCTGCGCTGCTGCCGGAGATCCTGCGCGAGGCCATCGCCGGCATGCCCATTCCCAAGCCGATGCGCTGGGGTGACCACAGCTGGGGTTTTGCCCGCCCGGTGCACTGGCTGGTGCTGCTGCACGGCGGTGATGTGGTCGAGGCCGAACTGTTCGGCCTGAAGGCCGACCGCATGAGCCGAGGCCACCGCTTCCTGCACGACAAGACCGTGTGGCTGACCCAGCCACAGGACTATGTCGAATCGCTGCGCGCCGCCTTCGTGCTGGTCGATCCAGCCGAGCGTCGCCAGCGCATCGTCGCCGAGGTTGAAGCCGCTGCAGCCACCGCCGGTGGCAGCGCGCGCATCACCGAGGACAACCTGGAGCAGGTGGTGAACCTGGTCGAGTGGCCGTCCGCGGTGCTGTGCAGCTTCGAGCGCGCGTTCCTGGCGGTGCCGCAGGAAGCGCTGATCGAGACGATGGAGATCAACCAGAAGTTCTTCCCGGTGCTGGATGACGGCGGCAAGCTGACCGAGAAGTTCATCGGCATTGCCAACATCGAATCGAAGGACGTGGCCGAAGTGGCCAAGGGCTACGAGCGTGTGATCCGTCCGCGTTTCGCCGATGCCAAGTTCTTCTTCGATGAAGACCTGAAGCAGGGCCTGCAGGCGATGGGCGAGGGCCTGAAGACGGTGACCTACCAGGCCAAGCTGGGCAGCGTGGCCGACAAGGTCGCGCGCGTGGCAGCGCTGGCCGAGGTGATCGCCGCGCAGGTGGGGGCCGACCCGGTGCTGGCCAAGCGTGCCGCGCAGCTGGCCAAGAACGACCTGCAGTCGCGCATGGTCAATGAGTTCCCGGAACTGCAGGGCATCGCTGGTCGCCACTACGCGGTGGCCGGTGGCGAGTCGCCGGAGGTGGCGCTGGCCATCGACGAGGCCTACCAGCCGCGCTTCGGTGGCGATGACATCGCGCTGTCGCCGCTGGGCAAGGTGCTGGCGATCGCCGAGCGTGTGGACACCCTGGCCGGCGGTTTCGCCGCGGGCCTGAAGCCAACCGGCAACAAGGATCCGTTCGCCCTGCGCCGCAACGCGCTGGGCCTGGCCCGCACGATCATCGAAAGCGGCTTCGAGCTGGACCTGCGCGCGCTGCTGGCCAGCGCCAATGCCGGGCTGGTCGCGCGCAACGTGCAGGCCGACGTGGCTGAGCTGTACGACTTCATCCTCGACCGCCTGAAGGGCTATTACAGCGACAAGGGCGTGCCGGCCAGCCATTTCAACGCGGTGGCCGAGCTGAAGCCGGTCTCGCTGTACGACTTCGACCGCCGTCTGGACGCGATCGGGATCTTCGCCGCGCTGCCGGAAGCCGAGGCGCTGGCAGCGGCCAACAAGCGCATCCGCAACATCCTGCGCAAGGCCGAAGGTGATATTCCGGGCCAGATCGATGCGGCCCTGCTGCAGGAAGATGCCGAGCGCGCGCTGGCGGAAGCTGTGACTGCAGCCATCGACGATACCGGCGCCAGCCTGCACCAGAAGGACTACGTGGCCGTGCTGGCCCGCCTGGCCCGCCTGCGTCCGCAGGTCGATGCGTTCTTCGACGGGGTGATGGTCAATGCCGAGGATCCGGCACTGCGCGGCAACCGCCTGGCGCTGCTGACGATGCTGGGCGAGCGCCTGGGCAAGGTCGCGGCGATCGAGCACCTGTCGAGCTGA